CTGCACCTCGAGGGCTTCCGCGAGAGGCGCAGCAGCGCGGCGCGCGACGTACCACGCGATCACCCCGAGCGCGATGACCCCGATGACTCCCAGAGCGATGGCGATGGGCAGCGCATCATCGAGGTCGACGACCCGGCCGAGTTCATCGCCGTCGCCCGGGCGAGGAGGGCGCCGGTCGGGGCGTGACGTGGCGATCAAGGCCGCAATGCTCACGACCGTGATGATCGTGAGGATCGCCGCCGAGGCTCCGCCGACCCACAGCCCCGCACGCACCGCCGACCTCTGGACGCGACGGCGGTCAGCGGCGATGGCGGCGTGGGCGCGTCCGCTCATGTCGGCTGGCCCGCGCGGTATCCCCGCGCCCGTACCGTCTCGATGATCTCGGGACTGGACTTGCGGCGGACGTAATGCACGTAGGTGTCGACAGTCGCTCCCGAGCCGCCCGGGAACACCGACGCGAGGATCTCGTTGCGAGAGAAGACATGCTCCGGACTCGACGTCAGCAGTTCGAGGAGGTCCGTCTCGGCACGCGTGAGGCTCACACGCCCCTCCGCGGGGCCGTACAGAGCCTGTGCCTGCGGAGTGAAGACCCACGCGCCGATCTCGCGCCGCTCTCCCGCGCTGCGATTGCGACGCAGCGCTCGCAGCCGTGCGAGAAGCTCGGCGAAGTCGAAAGGCTTGACGAGATAGTCGTCGGCACCGCCGTCCAGACCGCTCACGCGATCCTCGACCGCACCCAACGCCGTCAGCATGAGAGCCGGAGTGGAGATGCGGGCCGTGCGGACCGCGGTGAGGAACTCGACACCCGACATGCCAGGAAGGCGGCGATCCACGAGCAGCACGTCGTAGCGCTCGCCGAGCGCGCGACGCAACGCCGTCTCGCCGGAGTCGGCGCGGTCGATCTCGTAGTCGTCCTCGAGCATCTCGATGACGATCTCGGCGATCTCCTGCTCATCCTCGACGTAGAGGAGCCGCGGCTTTCCCGTGCGTTCCGCCCTGCTCGCTGCCGTCACGCGCTCAGTATGTCAGCGGCAACCCGCGGTGGCGCTGTGAGATCGTCGCGCTGCGACGAGGCTCAGAGTCGGGCGCCGTCGTCGTCGCGGTTCTCGAGACCGACGCCCCG
This genomic stretch from Microbacterium sp. SLBN-146 harbors:
- a CDS encoding response regulator transcription factor, with amino-acid sequence MTAASRAERTGKPRLLYVEDEQEIAEIVIEMLEDDYEIDRADSGETALRRALGERYDVLLVDRRLPGMSGVEFLTAVRTARISTPALMLTALGAVEDRVSGLDGGADDYLVKPFDFAELLARLRALRRNRSAGERREIGAWVFTPQAQALYGPAEGRVSLTRAETDLLELLTSSPEHVFSRNEILASVFPGGSGATVDTYVHYVRRKSSPEIIETVRARGYRAGQPT